TTTCGGCGGGGGTTTCCGCGTCTCCCTGGGGGGCCAGGCCCTGGGCCTTGTCCAACTGCTCCTGCACGGTCTGCGTGGTGCGCAGGTCCTGGACGATGGCGTGCAACATCTGCGCGGCATGATCGCGCAGGCCGTCCTGGTCCAGTGCCGCGCCGGGTGTCTGGATCGTGCTGGCGAAGTCTTCCCAGTCCTGCAGGATGGGTTCGAGGTTGCTAAGGATGAAGTCTGACAGGCGCATGCGGTAATCCTAGCGAGTGGCGATACGCAGAGAAGCGCACGGGGCTGCCAAACGGGGATTTAAGCACGATTTAGCCTGCATGACGCTGCGCAGTGCAAAGGCACTGCGCAACGGGTCGGTCACACGCCTTTGGTCGACGGCAGCAGGATCGTCAGGATGCCTACCAGCGGCAAGAAAGAGCACAGCGTGTAGACATACTCGATGCCATGGCTATCGGCGAGCAAACCCAGCAAAGCCGCGCCGATCCCGCTGAAGCCGAACATCAGGCCGAAGAACACGCCCGCGATCATTCCCACGTTGCCTGGCACCAGCTCCTGGGCGAATACCACGATGGCCGAGAACGCCGAGGCCAGGATAAAGCCGATCACCACGCTGAGCACGGCGGTCCAGAACAGGTCGACGTAGGGCAGGGCGAGGGTGAACGGCGCGGCGCCGAGGATGGAGAACCAAATGACCTTCTTGCGCCCGATCCGGTCGCCGATCGGCCCGCCAAAGAAGGTGCCCGCCGCCACCGCGCCCAGAAACAGGAACAGGTACAACTGCGAGTTGGCCACCGACAGGTTGAATTTTTCGATCAGGTAGAAGGTGAAATAGCTGGTGAGGCTGGACATGTAGAAGTACTTGGAAAACACCAGCACGGCCAACACCACCAGAGCAAAGGTCACGCGGCCTTTGGACAGCCCGTGGGTAGCCTTGCCGCCCTGCTTGAGCTTGAACAGGTTGAGGTGGTTGCGATACCAGCGGCTCAGGCCGTACAAAACCAGAATCGCGAACACCGCAAACAGGCCGAACCAGGCGATATTGCCCTGGCCGTACGGGATGATGATCGCCGCTGCCAGCAGGGGCCCCAAGGCACTCCCGGTGTTGCCGCCGACCTGGAACGTCGACTGCGCCAGGCCGTAGCGGCCACCGGAAGCCAGGCGTGCCACGCGGGACGTTTCCGGGTGGAAGGTCGACGAGCCAACGCCCACCAGCCCGGCCGCCAGCAGAATCGCCGGGAAGCTGCCGACAAATGCCAGCATCAAAATACCGATCAAGGTGCACACCATGCCGGCCGGCAATAGCCAGGGCTTGGGATAGCGGTCGGTGTGGTAACCGATCCACGGTTGCAGCAGTGAGGCGGTCAGTTGGAACGTCAGGGTAATCATTCCCACCTGGGTGAATGTCAGCCCGTAGTTGGCCTTGAGCATCGGATAGATCGACGGCAGCACGGCCTGGATCAGGTCATTGATCAGATGCGCCAGGGCGCACGCGCCAAGGATGCGCATAACCAAGGGGCTGGCGTGGGGTGTACTGGTTGCAGCAGCGGGTGACGCGGTGAGTGTCGACATGCAGGCATTCCATACAAGGCAGCGAACAGGGGCAGCCAGTACTTGAGCCGGCTGCCCATTTCAAATTGTTTCGGGGTTTATGCTAGATTCCTGAAAAATGCCTGTCTCGCGAAATCGGGGCAACAACTGTCGCAAAAAGGGCGAAATGATCAAATCCCTGGATAAATTCCTGCAAGAGATCGACGAGGGCGATTGGGCCGTGATCAGTTCGGCCACCGATTACCCGGAAAATTGGGTGATCCCCGACCACAGCCACGATAAGCATCAACTGCTCTATGCCACTGAAGGCGTGATGGTCGTGCATTCGGCGCAGAACCAATGGACGGTGCCTCCCCATCGCGGTTTCTGGATGCCCAGCGGGCATGTGCATTCCTTGCGGTGCGTGGGGCCGCTGAAGATGCGCAGCGTGTTTGTCCGCGCCGACAGCTTCCCCAACCTGCCCACCGAGACCAAGGCGGTGAGCATCTCGCCCCTGCTGAGCGAGCTGATCAAGGCCTCGGTCAGTTTGAAGCCGCCCTATGCCGAGGACTCGCGGGACGCCCGGATCATGCACCTGATCCTCGATGAGCTTGCCCTGTTGCCGGCCCTGCCGTTGTCCTTGCCGCAGCCTGGCGACCCGCGTATACGGCAAATCTGCCTGGCGCTGCAACAGGACCCCGGCGACGCCTCCACCGTCGCGCACTGGAGCGAACGCCTGGGCCTGGACCAGAAAACCATCCAGCGCTTGTTCCGCAGGGAAACCGGCATGACCTTCGGCCAATGGCGTCAGCAGGCACGCTTGCTGCTGGCACTGGAGCGCATCGCGCTGGGCGAGAAGATCATCGACGTGGCCCTGGCGCTCGGCTATGACAGCCCGAGCGCGTTTACCAGCATGTTCAAGAAGCAGTTCGGCAAGACGCCGAGTCACTTTTTCAAATAGCGCATCACGCCTCGCGCGTAGAACTGTCCTACTGACCCACGTGCGTTATGCCTGATGGGTTCGCTGGTGATCATCCATCAGCAGGTTGGTGAACGCATCGATATCCATGGGGCGACTGAGGAAGTAACCCTGGCCCTCATCACAGGCCACGGCCTTGAGCATGGCCAGGTGCTCGGCGGTTTCGATGCCTTCGGCGGTCACCGTGAGTGTCAGGGCGCGCCCGAGGCCGATGATGGCCTGGACAATGGCCATGTCACCCTCGCTGTCTTCGAGCCGGGTCAGGAAGCTGCGGTCGATTTTCAGCCCATCGAACGGGAAGGCGCGCAGGTAGCTGAGGGATGAATACCCGGTGCCGAAATCATCCATGGCGATGCGAATGCCCAACTGCTTGAGGGTGTGCATCACCTCAAGCGCGACAACGGCATCTTCGAGCATGACACTCTCGGTAATTTCCAGCTCAACCCGCGCCGGGTCGATGCCCGCGGTATTCAGCGCCTGGCGTACGCGTTGTACCAGGTGGCCGCGCTTGAATTCGATGGGCGAGAGGTTCACCGACACGAACAGGTTGTCCGGCCATTTGGCGGCACAGGCGCAGGCGGTGGCTAGCACCCAATCGCTGAGGGACAGGATCAACCCCGACTCTTCGGCAATCGGGATGAAGGTGTCCGGGGCGATCAGCCCGCGCACCGGGTGCTGCCAGCGCACCAGCGCTTCGGCCCCGACCATCTGCCCATCGGCGATGCGATAGCGTGGCTGGAAGTGCAGGCGCAATTCCTCATGTTTGATCGCATAGCGCAGGTCGCTTTCCAGGCGGCGGCGTTCGATGATTTTCGCGTTCATCTCACCCGAGTAAAACCGCCAGGTATTGCGCCCGGCCGCCTTGGCCTCGTACAGCGCGATATCGGCGTAACGCAGCAGCTCGGTGACCTCGCTGGCGTCATTGGGCGCCAGTGTGATGCCGATGCTGGCGCTGATAAACACGTCCTGGTCATCGATGCGGATGGCCTGCTCGATCGACCCGATCAAGCGCCGACACAGGTTTTCGACGTCGTCCTGCGTGCCGGCATCGGTCAGGATCAGCACAAACTCATCGCCACCGACCCGCGCCACCAGGTCGCCATGGCGCACGCAAGCGCTCAGGCGGCTCGACACTTCATTGAGCACGCGGTCGCCGGCGGCATGCCCGAGCAAGTCGTTGACCGGCTTGAAGCGGTCCAGGTCCAGGCTGAGCATGACCAGCGGGCGTTCCGGCGGCGGCAGCGCTTTGAGTTTGCTGTCGAGGAAGGCTTGCAGGCGCGTACGGTTGGGCAACCCGGTTAGGGCGTCATGCAGGGACAGAAACTCAATACGCCGGCGCGCCTCGACTTCTTCGGTCACGTCGGTGGCCGTGCCACGAAACCCGCCACAGGGCATTTGCCGCGCCGACAACCGGGTGGTGCGCTCTTGCCCCTTAGCATCCAGGTACAGGCATTGCACGCTGAGGTCGGGGCGGCGCCCCGGCGTGCACAACCATTGCGACAGCAAGCCGTCTTCGGTCTCCAGCAGGTCGTTCATCGCCGCGCCGATCCACGTATCACGGGCCAAGCCGGTGACGCTTTCGAAACGCTCCGACAAATACGTAAAGCGCCACTCGGCATCGATCTCCCACACCCAATCGGAACTGGCCTCCACCACATCGCGAAAGCGCGCTTCGCTGGTGGCCAAGGCGTTCTGGCTGTTTTGCAACGAGTCATGGCTGGCATCGAGGGCAAGGGCGGCCGCAGTGCTGCGCCGCAAAATCATCCAGGTCATCAGGCACACCAGCAACGCCGCCAGGCCCAGCAGCGGCAGGGCGACGCCCATCAAACGCTTGCCGGGCTGCTCCGGCTGCCAATACAGGCTGCCCGCGCTGCCGTTGTCGCCGAGGGGCAGCGACACACCCTTGGCGATGTCGGCGGCTGTGGCGATGTGCAGCTTGGCCACGCCGAAGTCATCGCCGATCACGCCCAGTTTGGCGCCGTCAAGAATATTGACGAACACCAGCACCGAGGCCCGCCGCTCATCGGCGACCACCGTGGGGTCGGTGCCTGGCGTGATGGCGGCGGCGGCCACGAGCGCAGGGTTGCCGCGCACGTTGATGAGGGTGCTCACCGATGTTTCGTTTTCAACCCCCGCCCGCGCCTGTTCGAGAAGGGCGGTGAGGGGCTGGTCGAGCCACTCGCTGATCTCAAAGGGTTGCTGTTCGCCCTCGACCACTGCATACACCGTGCGGTCGGCATCGTTGACCACAAACACGCCTTGGAAACCGAAATCCTGGTACAACGTCGCCCCGACATTGCCGCGCGTATAGGCCCAGTCTTCATCGACATGCAGGTGAAGATGCCGATAGGCATCGCTCCAGAAGGCGTAGTCCTTGACGTTCAAACGCATGGACTTCTCCATCGCCTGCATGGCTTTATGCGTATGAAATGCACTCTCGGCTTGCTCTGACCGGTCCATGTCGTGGGCAAGGTAGATCAGCGAGTACGCCGCGGCCGCAAACACACCGGCCAGCAGGATCATGAAGTTGAACAGTGAGGTGCGCGTCAGCGACAAGCTGGTGCGAGAGGAGAGCGAGCGGACGATAGGGGCGAGAGAGTTGGGCATTATTTTGCGCAGGGCCTCGCTGCAAGTCAGTGGTATGACAGGCTATCGGCGGCCCCGGCGAAATATTTAGAGGTTCAGGCGCTGCGGCAGCGCACGGCGCGGCCACTGACACGGTGTGCCGCCCAAGCGCGATATCGCCGACCTGCGTGGCCAATCGGCGCCTAGCAATCATTCGCCGTTAAATTAGCGAAGAAGATGCAGCCGATCAGCCGGGCGAACAGGCTGAGGGTTTCCGGCAGGTTGGGGTCGTCAAACAGCATCGCGCGCGAATCCAGCGCGCACAGCGCGCCGAACAGGCGACCGTCAGGCAGGAAGATCGGCGCTCCCGCGTAACTTTCGATGGCGTATTGCTTGACCACGGGCCGCGTGGCAAAGCGGCCGTCTGCGCTGACTTGGGGGATGAACAAGGTCTGCGGGTTGACGCAGAACTCGCTGCACAGGGTGGTTTCCAGGTCGAGTACATCGTCTACGTTGATGCCCATTTCCATGGGGTCGTAGGCCGAGCACACGATCCAGTCCTGGTCCGTGAACTTGGCGATGCCGGCAAATCGCATGTTGGTCAGGCGCGTGACCAGTTGCAGGATGCTGGTGGTGGCTTCTATTTCGGCAATCGCAGCGCGCTCTTCCGGGCTGAGCAGCGATTGTGGGGCGGTGACGCTCGAAAGCATGCTGAACACTCCGGCAGCGTGGTGGCCTCGGCCACCACGCGGGGTAAGGGTTTAGTTGATACGGGGATGCTGCTGCACCAGGCTCTTGCGCTTGGCTTCCAATTCGGCAATCTGCGCATCGATGTCTTCGATCTTCTGCTCGATATTGTCGTGGTGTTCCTGCAGCAACTCCTTGGCCTCTTCCATGTCCGACGCCGCCGGTGCCGCGCCGCGCAGGGGCTTGTTGGCGGTTTCCTTCATGGTCAGGCCGGTGACCAGGCCGACCAGCGCAAACACCATCAGGTAATAGGCGGGCATGTACAGGTCGTTGGTGCTTTCCACCAACCAGGCCACGGCGGTCGGGGTGACACCGGCGATCAATACCGAAACGTTGAACGCACTCGCCAGCGCGCTGTAGCGCAGGTGGGTAGGGAACATCGCCGGCAACGTCGAGGCCATCACGCCGATAAAGAAGTTGAGGATCACCGCCAGGATCAACAGGCCGGCGAAGATCAGGCCGATCTTGCCGCTGGTGATCAGCATGAACGCCGGGATCGACAGAAACAGCAGGCCAATGCTGCCGGCGATAATGAATGGCTTGCGCCCGATCTTGTCGCTGACAAAACCAATGAACGGCTGCACGAACAGCATGCCCACCATGATCGCGATGATGATCAGCACGCCGCTGTTTTCTTTGTAGTGCAGGTTGTGCGACAGGTAGCTGGGCATGTAGGTGAGCAGCATGTAGTACGTCACGTTGGTGGCCGCGACAATCCCGATGCATGTCAGCAGGCTGCGCCAATGTTGCGTGGCAACTTCCTTGAACGAGACTTTGGGGCCTTGGCTCAGGCCTTCGCGGTCGCCTTGTTCGAGCTTGTCCATGTGCTGTTGGAACGCTGGGGTTTCTTCCAGCGCGTGGCGCAGGTACAGGCCGATGATGCCCAGGGGCAGGGCGAGGAAGAACGGCAGGCGCCAGCCCCACGCTTCAAATTCGGCTTCGCCCAGCACGCTGGAGATCAGCACCACCACACCGGCACCGAGCACGAAACCGGCAATCGAGCCGAAGTCCAGCCAGCTGCCGAGGAAACCGCGCTTGCGGTCCGGCGCATATTCGGCAACGAAAATCGACGCGCCGGTGTATTCACCGCCCACCGAGAAGCCTTGGGCCATCTTGCACAGCAGCAACAGGATCGGCGCCCAGATGCCGATCGAGGCATAGCCGGGGATCAGGCCGATGGCGAAGGTACTGAGCGACATGATCACGATGGTCGCGGCAAGGACTTTCTGGCGCCCGTATTTGTCGCCCAGCGCGCCGAAGAACAGGCCGCCGAGCGGGCGAATCAGGAAGGGCACCGAGAACGTGCCGAGTGCGGCGATCATTTGTACGCTGGGCGAGGCGTCCGGGAAGAACACCTTGCCCAGCACATAGGCGACAAACCCATACACGCCAAAGTCGAACCATTCCATGGCGTTACCCAGGGCGGCGGCGGTGATCGCCTTGCGCACCTTGGTGTCGTCGACAATGGTGATGTCATTCAACCCGATGGGTTTGACGCTCTTCTTACGTAATTTCATGCGAACCACTCTAAAACTGAACAAGGGGAGTGCTATCACTGCGACAGCACCGCTCTGTCAGTTCAGATACAAGCGCACATGAAATAATTCACCTTTAAGCGTGTTTTTTCTCAATTGAGGATTAAAACCGTTTGTCATCCTACAACCTGGCTTTCCTGAAACGTTTAGTAACCACGTGATACCTCGACAATTCGCGATTTTTCAGATTGACACCCCGCGAGCGGCCCGATATAAAAGCCACAGTTGTACGACGACATATGACGTTACCTATGTCCTACCTAACAAAAATAAAAGTGATGCCATGAATCTGAACGAGCCCATCAGTGCCCATCGTGTTGGCCAGGCGGTCGGCAACTATCGCTGGACCATCTGCGCGATGCTGTTTTTCGCCACCACCGTCAACTACCTCGACCGCCAGGTACTCAGCCTGCTGGCCCCGCAGTTGTCCACGCAATTTGGCTGGAGCAACACCGACTACGCCAACATCGCGGCGGTGTTCCAGTTTGTGTATGCGATTTCCATGCTGTTCGCCGGGCGCTTTGTCGACAAGATCGGCACCAAGGCCGCCTATGTCATCGCGATTGC
This region of Pseudomonas asgharzadehiana genomic DNA includes:
- a CDS encoding bifunctional diguanylate cyclase/phosphodiesterase; its protein translation is MPNSLAPIVRSLSSRTSLSLTRTSLFNFMILLAGVFAAAAYSLIYLAHDMDRSEQAESAFHTHKAMQAMEKSMRLNVKDYAFWSDAYRHLHLHVDEDWAYTRGNVGATLYQDFGFQGVFVVNDADRTVYAVVEGEQQPFEISEWLDQPLTALLEQARAGVENETSVSTLINVRGNPALVAAAAITPGTDPTVVADERRASVLVFVNILDGAKLGVIGDDFGVAKLHIATAADIAKGVSLPLGDNGSAGSLYWQPEQPGKRLMGVALPLLGLAALLVCLMTWMILRRSTAAALALDASHDSLQNSQNALATSEARFRDVVEASSDWVWEIDAEWRFTYLSERFESVTGLARDTWIGAAMNDLLETEDGLLSQWLCTPGRRPDLSVQCLYLDAKGQERTTRLSARQMPCGGFRGTATDVTEEVEARRRIEFLSLHDALTGLPNRTRLQAFLDSKLKALPPPERPLVMLSLDLDRFKPVNDLLGHAAGDRVLNEVSSRLSACVRHGDLVARVGGDEFVLILTDAGTQDDVENLCRRLIGSIEQAIRIDDQDVFISASIGITLAPNDASEVTELLRYADIALYEAKAAGRNTWRFYSGEMNAKIIERRRLESDLRYAIKHEELRLHFQPRYRIADGQMVGAEALVRWQHPVRGLIAPDTFIPIAEESGLILSLSDWVLATACACAAKWPDNLFVSVNLSPIEFKRGHLVQRVRQALNTAGIDPARVELEITESVMLEDAVVALEVMHTLKQLGIRIAMDDFGTGYSSLSYLRAFPFDGLKIDRSFLTRLEDSEGDMAIVQAIIGLGRALTLTVTAEGIETAEHLAMLKAVACDEGQGYFLSRPMDIDAFTNLLMDDHQRTHQA
- a CDS encoding AraC family transcriptional regulator, which codes for MPVSRNRGNNCRKKGEMIKSLDKFLQEIDEGDWAVISSATDYPENWVIPDHSHDKHQLLYATEGVMVVHSAQNQWTVPPHRGFWMPSGHVHSLRCVGPLKMRSVFVRADSFPNLPTETKAVSISPLLSELIKASVSLKPPYAEDSRDARIMHLILDELALLPALPLSLPQPGDPRIRQICLALQQDPGDASTVAHWSERLGLDQKTIQRLFRRETGMTFGQWRQQARLLLALERIALGEKIIDVALALGYDSPSAFTSMFKKQFGKTPSHFFK
- a CDS encoding MFS transporter, with the translated sequence MSTLTASPAAATSTPHASPLVMRILGACALAHLINDLIQAVLPSIYPMLKANYGLTFTQVGMITLTFQLTASLLQPWIGYHTDRYPKPWLLPAGMVCTLIGILMLAFVGSFPAILLAAGLVGVGSSTFHPETSRVARLASGGRYGLAQSTFQVGGNTGSALGPLLAAAIIIPYGQGNIAWFGLFAVFAILVLYGLSRWYRNHLNLFKLKQGGKATHGLSKGRVTFALVVLAVLVFSKYFYMSSLTSYFTFYLIEKFNLSVANSQLYLFLFLGAVAAGTFFGGPIGDRIGRKKVIWFSILGAAPFTLALPYVDLFWTAVLSVVIGFILASAFSAIVVFAQELVPGNVGMIAGVFFGLMFGFSGIGAALLGLLADSHGIEYVYTLCSFLPLVGILTILLPSTKGV
- a CDS encoding GAF domain-containing protein, which translates into the protein MLSSVTAPQSLLSPEERAAIAEIEATTSILQLVTRLTNMRFAGIAKFTDQDWIVCSAYDPMEMGINVDDVLDLETTLCSEFCVNPQTLFIPQVSADGRFATRPVVKQYAIESYAGAPIFLPDGRLFGALCALDSRAMLFDDPNLPETLSLFARLIGCIFFANLTANDC
- the proP gene encoding glycine betaine/L-proline transporter ProP, translating into MKLRKKSVKPIGLNDITIVDDTKVRKAITAAALGNAMEWFDFGVYGFVAYVLGKVFFPDASPSVQMIAALGTFSVPFLIRPLGGLFFGALGDKYGRQKVLAATIVIMSLSTFAIGLIPGYASIGIWAPILLLLCKMAQGFSVGGEYTGASIFVAEYAPDRKRGFLGSWLDFGSIAGFVLGAGVVVLISSVLGEAEFEAWGWRLPFFLALPLGIIGLYLRHALEETPAFQQHMDKLEQGDREGLSQGPKVSFKEVATQHWRSLLTCIGIVAATNVTYYMLLTYMPSYLSHNLHYKENSGVLIIIAIMVGMLFVQPFIGFVSDKIGRKPFIIAGSIGLLFLSIPAFMLITSGKIGLIFAGLLILAVILNFFIGVMASTLPAMFPTHLRYSALASAFNVSVLIAGVTPTAVAWLVESTNDLYMPAYYLMVFALVGLVTGLTMKETANKPLRGAAPAASDMEEAKELLQEHHDNIEQKIEDIDAQIAELEAKRKSLVQQHPRIN